One Malus sylvestris chromosome 14, drMalSylv7.2, whole genome shotgun sequence DNA segment encodes these proteins:
- the LOC126599707 gene encoding protein LITTLE ZIPPER 4-like, which yields MDRLNSKLYLQNCYIMKENERLRKKAQLLNQENQALLSELKQKLSKSTSSKAKANAAAAAGNTIPDLNLCSSSNPNATGSTS from the coding sequence ATGGACAGATTGAACTCGAAGCTGTACTTGCAGAACTGCTACATAATGAAAGAGAATGAGAGGCTGAGGAAGAAAGCACAGCTGCTGAACCAGGAGAATCAAGCATTGCTTTCCGAGCTTAAGCAGAAGCTGTCCAAaagtacttcttcaaaagcaaaagccaATGCAGCTGCAGCAGCTGGGAATACCATTCCTGACCTCAATCTCTGCTCTTCCTCCAACCCAAATGCTACTGGTTCAACCAGCTAA